The genomic interval AATGGATTGTTAGTACCGCCTGAAGATGCGACAGCTCTTGCTGATGCGCTGGAGAAGGTCGTAACCGATCCCACTTATCGTTATCATCTGGCAAGGTCTGGTTCAGATAAAGCCAAAAAGGTATATTCACTTCAACGAGTGATTGCACAGCTGAAAAAAGTTTATATTCATATGAAGCCGGAATAACGGCTCATTATATCGGAATAGGCGGTTATAAAATGTCGGTACCTTTTCGATTTATCCATGCAGCAGATTTGCATTTAGACAGCCCTTTCCGAGGGCTTGCGAAGGCTCCGGATCAGGTGCGAGAGGTGCTCAGCGAGTCCACCTTTGCAGCGCTGCGTCAGCTAACGCAGACCGCCATTCGCGAGCAGGTGGATTTTATCGTGCTGGCTGGCGATTTGTTCGATGAAGCAGACCGTTCGCTCAGGGCACAGCTTATGCTCGTACGGGAGTGGCAAAAGCTGCAGGAGCATGGAATATCCGTATATGTGATCCATGGAAATCACGACCCGTTAAATGGCGAGCGAGCAGACTTAGAACTGCCGGCAAACGTGCATATATTTGGAGCGGATCAAATGGAATATCGGCCGGCTTACCGTACTAACGGTGAGCTGGCTGCATTTGTTTACGGCAGGTCATACGGAAAACGCGTCGTCTCGGAAAATATAGCTGCGGCTTATCAAATACAGCAGGAAGCGCCCTTTCATATCGCGCTGCTGCACGGAAATGTTGATGGCGATGGAACGCATGACCCGTATGCGCCATGCTCGCTGGGCGAGCTTATCGGGGGCAAGGGCTTCGATTATTGGGCGCTAGGCCATATCCATAAACGAAGGGTGCTGCATGAATACCCTCATGTCGTATACGCAGGCAACACACAAGGAAGAAATCCGCGTGAAGTAGGAGCAAAGGGCTGTTACTTGGTGGAGGTAACCGCTGCAAGAGCGGTAGAGCTGACCTTTATGCCGCTGGATGAAGTCAGGTGGCACGAGTATGACTGCTCCATCTCTGAGCTGAGTACAGAACAGGAGCTTTTGCAGCAATTGGAAGGTTTAATTGACAGAATATTAGCTGAAGCGGAAGGCCGCTCGGTTATGCTTCGACTTTGTTTGACAGGTCGCGGGCTGCTGCATCAGAAGCTCTCGGAGCCAGCGATTGTTCGAACGCTGCTTGAGCAATTGCAGGAGGGCAGGGCGATATCGTCAGTTGAACCATGGATCTTCGTGCATGGGCTAGAGGTGAACACAGGGGCTGCGATCAACTGGGAGGAGCTGGCGTTGGAAGACAGCTTTACCGGAGAGCTCGTTCGATTTAGCGCAGCATTAACGGAGGATGAGAAGTTATGGCAGGATTTTGCCAAAAATGCTGTGAGCCCGGCAGCAGGGCATGCGAAGCTTGGCAGACTTATGTTTAACCAATGGGACGAGCCTCCCGAGCGCTGGCTAGAGCAAGCGCGCGAGCTGACGCTTGGCTTGCTTCATGATCATGAACGTGGCGGATGATGATAGGGCGAGTACAGCTTGTATCTGCAAAAGCCTATAGGAGATGACAGGTAGCATGAAGCTTTTGAAGGCTGAAATTGACGGTTTCGGACAGCTATATAGGAAGCAAATACCGCTCGATGCGGCGGTCATTATCGTATATGGCCCAAATGAAGCGGGAAAAAGCACGATGTTCGGCTTTATCCGATCGATGCTTTTTGGTTTTGCCAAACGCGGACAGTTGAATGAGCGGCAAGAACCGGTGAATGGCGGCAAGCATGGCGGTCGGATGTTTTTTCAAAGTGCAGAAGATGAAGCATACGTTGTTGAGCGGTATGCGGCTGACGGATTAGGCAAGCTTAAGCTGCGCGCTCTAAGCTATGCAGCTGGCAATGACGAATTGTTAAATGATCCTTTCATTAGCGTCATTGCTGCAGCAGATAAATCTCTCGAAGAAGCAGCACTCACACAAACGGAATGGGAACGGCAGTTTTTAGGAGGCATTAGTGAAAAATTGTATCGACAGTTGTTCGCTATTACGCTGACTGAACTGCAAGAAATCGGTGCGTTGTCGGGAGAAGAGCTTGGACAATATTTGTATCATGCAGGGTGGGACAACGGAAAATCGATAGCAGCAGCTGAGAAACGTTTAGCACAGGAGATGGACCTTCTCTTTAAGCCTCGCGGAGCTAATCAACAAATTAATCAACATTTGAAAACGCTTGAGCAAATAGATGCTCAGCTTCGGAAGCGCGCAGATGCCATTGTCTCCTATAATCAGTTGACGCAGCAGACGGGCCAGCTGGATGCATCCTTGCAACAGCTGGAATTGGAGCTGCCAGCAAAAGAAGCAAGGCAAATGCTGCTTCATAAAGCTTGCACGACTAGGCCATTGTGGATTCGCAAGCAGCAGCTGATGATTGAGCGCGAGCAAGTCGCTTACGCTGCAGAGCTCTCGCTGCATGCGGAGAAGGAATGGGACGAGCTGCAAAGACAAAGAGCTGAGCTGCGCGAAGAAGCTGAGAAGCAAAGGCAGAAAGCGCTGCTGCTGGAGCTGCAGCTTGAAGCAATAAGTTATGATGAGCAGTTTCTCCGTATTGGAGATGAGACGGAAGCTCTGCTTCAGGCAGCTGAGAGTATGCGCCAGCTGAAGCAGGACAGCATAGAGCTGGAATCAGAGCTGCGCGAGCATGATGAGATGATTGCGAGGCTCGTTACCAGCATCGCGCCGGAATGGACAGAGCGTCAGCTGAGGGAGCTTCACGTTACGATAGCCGATCGTGACTTTGTGCGCAGCGCCAGGCAGCAGGAGCTGGAGCACGGGCGAGGAGAGGAGCGATTCGCGGCTGAGCTTGAGACGCTAAAGCAGCAGGAGCAGGAAGCGTCTATCGCTTTGGAGGAGGCGAGGTCTGCCGCCGCACGGGAGAAAGAGCGCAACGAGCAGGAGGGCGGCACCGGATTTGAGGTGCTGCCGCGAACGCGAGATGCGCTGAAAGGGGCGTGGAACGCCCTCGATAGCGCGCTGCGCGAGTGGGAGCTCGAGCGGGCGCGCTCTGCCGGAGCCGCTGCAGCCGCAAGCGATAGCGAGTCGGCTGGCCGCGGCGCGGCAGCTTCGGGCCGAGGCGGAGCCGGCCCTTGGTGGACTGCGGCGGCAGGAGCGGGCGGAGCCGCGCTGGCGCTTGGAGCAGCCGCGCTTGGCGGAGCAGGGCGCGGTGCAGGTATTGCTGCGCTGGCGCTAGCGGGAGCGGCGCTTGCGTTTGTTGTTGTGGCGCTGCTGCGGAGTCGCGGTACTGGGGCTGCTGCTGCAGGCGAGAGCAGCGATCAGCTGCGTGGACGCGGACTTTCGCGAGGGCGCGGCGGAGCAGCTGCTCTTACTGGCACGGAACTTAATGAACGAGAAAAACGAGTGCATCAAGCTTTAGAGATGATTGTACATCATCCGCAAGAGGCAGCGGCTACCCTGCTTGCGGCAAAGCATTACAGCTCGCCAGAGCATCTGCTCGCTGCGGAACAAGCGCGCACACAGCTGCGCGCTGCAGTCGAAGCCCGTCTCGAGGCGCTGCAGCGCAGCGAGCGCCTCATCGACCATAGCAGCGAGCTCGCCCGCCGCCTAGAGCGGCTGCGCGCGCACGCTGCAGGACGCAGCGAGGCTGCCGCCGCTGCTGCACAAGCAAGGCAAGCCATCGCCCATCAGTGGGCTGACTGGCTTGCAGCTCGCTCACTGCCGGCGGGAATGTCGCCGGCCGCTGCACTCGAAGCATTCGAGCTTGCCGAGCAAGCTTTGCAGCGGCTGCAGCATTATGACCGGCTGTCGGCGAAGCAAGCCGCCGCAGGCAAACAGCTGGCTGCTTTCGCTGCGCAAGCAGTTGAACTGTGCGGGCATTTCAAGGAAGCTGCCGCAGCGGCGGCTGCTGACCCAGCCCTCGCGCTGCGCCTGCTGCATGCCGAAATTCGCCGCCATGCTGCAGCCAAACAAGAAGCTCGCGCTATTATTACGCGCCGCGATGAGCTGCGCATGGCGCAGCAGGCTGCTGAATCCCGGCAGCTTGAGCTAGAGAGCCAAGTGTTGAAAGCAGTGGAAGCGGCTGGTCTCTCAAGTGAACCCCAATATGAGCTTGCTATTTCGCATCATAGAATATGGACGGCGCTTGAGCTTGAGTTGTCGAAGCTTGCGTTGGAAATAACGGCTGGCATGTCAGCGGAGAGAATTTCCGAGCTCGAGCATTTGTTTGGCAGCTATGATGAAGAGCAGCTGCAGCAGCTGCATTTGGAGTCGCAGACGGAGCTGAAAGAGCTGGAGCGGCAAAAGCAGGAGCAGCTTGAAAAGCGGGGGAGAGTGCGGCAGTCGCTAGACCATCTCCTGCAGGAAGAGGAGCATCAAAGGCTGCTTTCTGATAAAGCGATGACGGTTGCCCAGATCGAGAAGGATGCAGAGCGGTATGCGGTCCTTTCTATTAGTGCAGCATTAATTAGCCGAACTAAACGTGTTTATGAAGAAGAGCGTCAGCCTATCGTGCTTCGCAATGCGTCGCGCTTTATGATGGAGCTGACAGGTGGCAAATATATTCGGGTACTTACAACGCCAGGCGAACCGGGAATCAGGCTGGAAACAGCGGAGCACCGTCTCATCGACAGCGGAATGTTAAGCAGAGGAGCCGCGGAGCAGGTTTATTTGGCGATGCGCCTTGCTTTGGCGGAGGAAGCAACAAGTGGAGCGAAGCTTCCTCTTATGCTGGATGATGTGTTTGTTAATTTCGACAAAGGCAGGCTGCATGCAGTA from Paenibacillus sp. FSL K6-3182 carries:
- a CDS encoding DNA repair exonuclease, translated to MSVPFRFIHAADLHLDSPFRGLAKAPDQVREVLSESTFAALRQLTQTAIREQVDFIVLAGDLFDEADRSLRAQLMLVREWQKLQEHGISVYVIHGNHDPLNGERADLELPANVHIFGADQMEYRPAYRTNGELAAFVYGRSYGKRVVSENIAAAYQIQQEAPFHIALLHGNVDGDGTHDPYAPCSLGELIGGKGFDYWALGHIHKRRVLHEYPHVVYAGNTQGRNPREVGAKGCYLVEVTAARAVELTFMPLDEVRWHEYDCSISELSTEQELLQQLEGLIDRILAEAEGRSVMLRLCLTGRGLLHQKLSEPAIVRTLLEQLQEGRAISSVEPWIFVHGLEVNTGAAINWEELALEDSFTGELVRFSAALTEDEKLWQDFAKNAVSPAAGHAKLGRLMFNQWDEPPERWLEQARELTLGLLHDHERGG
- a CDS encoding AAA family ATPase — protein: MKLLKAEIDGFGQLYRKQIPLDAAVIIVYGPNEAGKSTMFGFIRSMLFGFAKRGQLNERQEPVNGGKHGGRMFFQSAEDEAYVVERYAADGLGKLKLRALSYAAGNDELLNDPFISVIAAADKSLEEAALTQTEWERQFLGGISEKLYRQLFAITLTELQEIGALSGEELGQYLYHAGWDNGKSIAAAEKRLAQEMDLLFKPRGANQQINQHLKTLEQIDAQLRKRADAIVSYNQLTQQTGQLDASLQQLELELPAKEARQMLLHKACTTRPLWIRKQQLMIEREQVAYAAELSLHAEKEWDELQRQRAELREEAEKQRQKALLLELQLEAISYDEQFLRIGDETEALLQAAESMRQLKQDSIELESELREHDEMIARLVTSIAPEWTERQLRELHVTIADRDFVRSARQQELEHGRGEERFAAELETLKQQEQEASIALEEARSAAAREKERNEQEGGTGFEVLPRTRDALKGAWNALDSALREWELERARSAGAAAAASDSESAGRGAAASGRGGAGPWWTAAAGAGGAALALGAAALGGAGRGAGIAALALAGAALAFVVVALLRSRGTGAAAAGESSDQLRGRGLSRGRGGAAALTGTELNEREKRVHQALEMIVHHPQEAAATLLAAKHYSSPEHLLAAEQARTQLRAAVEARLEALQRSERLIDHSSELARRLERLRAHAAGRSEAAAAAAQARQAIAHQWADWLAARSLPAGMSPAAALEAFELAEQALQRLQHYDRLSAKQAAAGKQLAAFAAQAVELCGHFKEAAAAAAADPALALRLLHAEIRRHAAAKQEARAIITRRDELRMAQQAAESRQLELESQVLKAVEAAGLSSEPQYELAISHHRIWTALELELSKLALEITAGMSAERISELEHLFGSYDEEQLQQLHLESQTELKELERQKQEQLEKRGRVRQSLDHLLQEEEHQRLLSDKAMTVAQIEKDAERYAVLSISAALISRTKRVYEEERQPIVLRNASRFMMELTGGKYIRVLTTPGEPGIRLETAEHRLIDSGMLSRGAAEQVYLAMRLALAEEATSGAKLPLMLDDVFVNFDKGRLHAVTKLLASLSSERQIIVMTCHEHVRDAMLEHCEGALLVQI